The nucleotide window ATTTAACAGTTCTACCATCGGTTTATAGGCAAGATTAGAAATAGGTTGATTTAAACGAGGATAGATAGCTGTCTCGATAAACGTTTGTGCATCAGCCTCAAATTCTTCCTGAGTCATGTTAGCCATTGTAGTCACAACAACGTCTATGACTGCTTTAATGCCCTCTTTAGTAAAGTAAGAGCTATCCTGTTCTAAAGCCGCTTTAAAAGGTTGTCTTTCTCTCAAAGATGGGTCAACAGTTGCCAAAGCTTCTAATTTTGCCAACATAGACAAAACTTGAACTAAAGGTTGTTCAGGCCATAAAGTTCCATCATTATCAAAAACAGCTATTCGCTCAGAAATGGGCACAAAATTCGGGCTATCTTCTTGAGCTACTCCTTCAACAAACTCCATAATCCTAGACTTAGCCATTCCCTCATTCCAAGACGGAAGAGGATCTCTAGATTGAGCTAAAACAGAGGTAGAAAACACTGTAAATGTAGCTAGAGCAAACATCAACACCATCATCCCTTGAACAATTTTAATAATCCGTATTTTATCTGTGTTCATCTGCGTTCATCTGCGGACAAAATTACCCTAAATTTTTTACCAACCGAAACCCGATATGAGTCGTTCCCGTATCAGGTGCTTGAGACTCTCTGGCAGCCGGACGATAACGGCTACAATAATTCCAGGCGCATAGATAAGACCCTCCTTTGACAACGTGCAAAGCTCCCTCTCCAGGCTTTTTAGGATCAAAACTTTCCTCTTTACTTGGCCCAGTAGGATTAACTTTATTAGCTTGACTATCATGTCCTAATCTAAACCAATCAGAAGTCCATTCCCAAACATTCCCAGTGATGTCATAAATCCCATAATGATTAGGAGGAAAAGAACCTACTGGGGATGTCCCAAGATAACCATCTTCCTTAGTATTAAAAAAAGGGAAAATTCCTTGCCAAGTATTCGCTTTTTGAGCAGAATATTCATCCCCCCAACTAAAAATTTTATTTTTTAGCCCACCTCTAGCCGCATATTCCCATTGAGCCTCTGTTGGAAGAGATTTACCCACCCACTGAGCATAAGCTACTGCATCCTCGTAAGCAATATGCACAACCGGATAATTATTTTTACCCTCAATAGAACTATCAGGCCCGTAGGGATGCCGCCAATTCGCCCCAACAACCCAATGCCACCAGCTTAAATAAGGAACTTGAGTAACTTCTTCTGGCGGTTGAAAAACCAGAGAACCCGGCGATCGCTGTTCATCGGGTAAGTCGGGAAACTGTTTTTTAGACAACGGTCTTTCCGCAACGGTGATATAATCGGTGGACTTGACAAATTCAGCAAAATTTGCATTGGTGACTTCATAGCGATCGATACAAAAATTATCTACAGTGACATTTTCCGCCGCCTTTTCTTCTAAAAAATTACTGCGATCGTCCCCAATGCGGAAAGTCCCTCCAGAAATCAATACCATATTTTTTGGACAAAGGTTATCTGAAACAGCCACCATAGGCTGTATTGGGTTAACCCACCCACTGATTAAAAGTATCAATAGCAAAAAAAAGGAAACAATCTTCATCTCTTAAACTAGAGTCGGAATTGCCCACCAGTATACTCCTAACCTAGGAAAGAGTTACGCCTCAAACAAAACAGGAGGTAACATATCTTTAACCAACAAAATCACCGAGGCAAAATGAAACAAACTCACTTGATCGCTTCTTTAAGTCAATTAAGTAGATGGTCATAATTAAGCATAAAATAGATTTTGTTCGTAGTAGGGCTTCAGCCCTCCCCTGCCAAGGGTTAGCACAACTTTTAATTATTTTTCTATTGTTCGTTTATTTATGCCCACCTACTTACTGCTCTTAACGACAGGATTTACCCTATGATTTGTTATTTAGCCAAATTAAAATAGTTTCTTAAATTTGCTGTGCTTCAATAAGATTGGGTGCGGGGGAAGAAGTCGGCAAGTTATCGGTTTAACGTGAGTCATAGGAGCTACATTTGAGATAGATAGCGGGCGAGATTTGACCTAAAACTGAGCGCGCCAAGTGGCATTAGACCCCGACTTAAATAGGAATACAGCAAGGAACAACAATACATCCTCCACTACTGCCACTTCGCAAGGATTTACTGGCTAAAGCACAGTCTTTAAACCGTAAATGGGACAATTTCACCACTTGGGATAAATCCTGAGCAATAAAGAGGTTTTTAACATAATCCGAGCAAGATAAACCGCCATGCAGCAGTCGGTGGGGACAACTAAAACCTTTTTTGGCAGAAATATGCTTTTGATAACCATTAATTGAGGAAATAGCACAATCACGAACGAAATTTTCTAGGCTAATAGTAGTCATAAAA belongs to Gloeothece citriformis PCC 7424 and includes:
- a CDS encoding HAD family hydrolase — its product is MNTDKIRIIKIVQGMMVLMFALATFTVFSTSVLAQSRDPLPSWNEGMAKSRIMEFVEGVAQEDSPNFVPISERIAVFDNDGTLWPEQPLVQVLSMLAKLEALATVDPSLRERQPFKAALEQDSSYFTKEGIKAVIDVVVTTMANMTQEEFEADAQTFIETAIYPRLNQPISNLAYKPMVELLNYLRANGFQTWICSGGGIDFIRLVSEQLYGVPPQQVIGSTLKKEYREENGKNFIWRRAEIDRINDKEGKPVGIDLYIGKRPIFAMGNVRSGGDIAMLSYSQAQAKPSLQLIINHDDSKREFAYQEPDNASLNAALKNGWTVVSIKNDWKTVFYFKYLK
- a CDS encoding formylglycine-generating enzyme family protein, translating into MKIVSFFLLLILLISGWVNPIQPMVAVSDNLCPKNMVLISGGTFRIGDDRSNFLEEKAAENVTVDNFCIDRYEVTNANFAEFVKSTDYITVAERPLSKKQFPDLPDEQRSPGSLVFQPPEEVTQVPYLSWWHWVVGANWRHPYGPDSSIEGKNNYPVVHIAYEDAVAYAQWVGKSLPTEAQWEYAARGGLKNKIFSWGDEYSAQKANTWQGIFPFFNTKEDGYLGTSPVGSFPPNHYGIYDITGNVWEWTSDWFRLGHDSQANKVNPTGPSKEESFDPKKPGEGALHVVKGGSYLCAWNYCSRYRPAARESQAPDTGTTHIGFRLVKNLG
- the yidD gene encoding membrane protein insertion efficiency factor YidD — its product is MTTISLENFVRDCAISSINGYQKHISAKKGFSCPHRLLHGGLSCSDYVKNLFIAQDLSQVVKLSHLRFKDCALASKSLRSGSSGGCIVVPCCIPI